Below is a window of Edaphobacter dinghuensis DNA.
CCCCTGAGGATCGGTGATACGCCCCACAAATCGGCCCGTTTCGACCTGTGCCATCGCCGCTGAAACGCTGATAAGAATTGCAAAGGATGTTGCTATCAGGCCCATTCTGACGTGGCTATCGATCTTTCTCATGTGCGACCTCGTATATTTTCTCCACATCCATAGCGGGAGACTATTTTTTGAACGAGTGCAAAGGTAGTACCAAAATGAAGATCATGTCAAACAAAAAATTTGAGGGCGATCTTGCGGTCTTCAAATAAATCAGTAATTGCAGCGCTCTATTGAGGAAAGTGGGATTAAAATCATTGCTACCGTCCGCAATAATAAATTCATATTTCCCCTAAAACGGTCGTACCGATGGTTGCGACTTCTATAGATTCAAATTTGACAAAGCTCGCAATGATACGGATTATTTGAGGAATGAATGGACGACGTAAGTCTCCAATTGACGATAGCGAACATATCCTCAGCAATAAGGAGGATGTCACTCACCTCCTCATTCTGCGTTTTCAGCAACTGCTGAGTGATGGAGTGCTGTCCCCCGGAACAAAGCTGCCATCGGAACGGGAACTTGCCGCGAGCTTTGGAGTCGCGCGCTCGTCCCTGCGTCAAGCTCTTAAAGTATTGGAGATTATGGGCGTCATCACACAGAAGGTTGGGGACGGCAGCTATCTGAACAAAGATGCCTCTTCTGTTCTGGCGGTCCCCATGGAGTTCTTGTTCCTGCTGGACGACACGTCGCTCCAAGAGCTGACCGAGATGCGGCTGATGATGGAACCTGCTCTGGCTGCCAAAGCCGCCGAGCGCGCCACGTCACAGCATATTGCACTCTTGAAGCAGTCCATCACCGACCTCGAACACAGCAAGCAAGATCGTGTCCGGCTAGTTGCGTCAGATATCCTCTTTCATCGTGCTATCTTTCAGGCTTCCGGAAATCGTCTCGCCGGTCGGCTTTTTCATACAATTCACCGCGCCATGCTGAACATGATTATGGTAACTTCGCAGCTCGTCGAGCTCGAACATACTCTGCATTTTCACCAACCCATCTTAAATGCCATCGAACAGCGCAATCCTGAGCTTGCCGAACGCCTCATGGCTGACCATCTGAATGACGCACGAGATTTGCTGCTTAACAGCCGCAACCAGGAAAGATCACGCAAATTGCGCGACCATCTCGCAACCGGCTCCCCACTGCACAAACTGCCGGGTAAGGCAGGCAGCTCTAAGTCCGCAACGCGTTCCAAAGTGAAAAATAGCGGTGGCAGCCATCTATAAGAGATGCTCTTCGGCTGTTTTTGCAAGGATATGAGCATATCTTGGTACGTCCTTATCGAACAAACCTGATCAAGAATCTGCTTTTATCCCCTCCTTCGGTCCAGCCTTGGATGCCTTCGCAGTATCAACCTTCCCAAAGTCAAGGTAGAATTGGCTCTGCAAAACCAGTTCACACCACTTAATTGGTGCCAAGGATCATCGCTGAAGTGACAGACCATACCATTCAGGATCGGGTTTTAAAGGTCATCGCGACCACCAAACGCATTCCCATCGAGAATGTGCACCCCGACAGTAGCTTTGAATCGCTGGAAATCGACTCCCTCGACCGTCTCAACATCCTCTTTGGCCTCGAAAGCGAGTTCGACATCGAGATCAACGATGAAGATGCCAAGCACATCCAGAACATTCACGAGATGATTGAAGGTATCACTCAGCTTCTTCAGGCGAAGGCATCTTCTTCGCCCAGCGAGTAATCATGCATCGTGTAGTCGTTACGGGAACCGGCGTCATCAGCGCCCTTGGCAACAATACACCCAGCTTCTGGCAATCCCTGATTTCAGGCGTTTCCGGCATTCAAGAGATGGTTAATGTCGACATCTCTCAAATCCGCTTCAAGAACGCCGCACAGGTCCGCAATTACGTCCCCGAAGATAACTTCGCAGCCAGAGACATCGATGTCATGGATCGTTTCGCTCAGTTTGCCGTATTGGCTGCCCGCGAAGCCGTCGCCGCAGCAGGCATCGAATGGACCCCTGATCTGCGCGAAACTGCAGCCGTCGTCACCGGCTCCTGCCTGGGAGGTCGCGGTACAGAGGAGGCTGGCTACTGGGAGCTCTTCCATAACGGCAAGAGCCGCGTCCACCCCTATACGATTCCGCTTGGAATGAGCAATGCCGGCACCAGTCATATCTCCATGCAGTTCGGCATTGAAGGACCGGCCTACAACCTCTCAACCGCCTGCGCCTCTTCGGCCCATGCTATCGGCCATGCCTTCTGGCTGGTACGCTCCGGCGTTGCTCCTCTTGCCATCGCAGGTGGCAGCGAAGCTCCTTTCTTCCTTGGCGGTCTCAAGGCGTGGGAGGCCATGCGCGTCATCAGCAAGGACACCTGCCGTCCCTTCTCTGCCGAGCGGAGCGGCCTGATTCTGGGGGAAGGCGCTGCCATGCTTGTGCTGGAATCGCTGGAAGCCGCCCTTGCCCGTGGCGCATGCCCTTTGGCCGAAGTAGTAGGTTTCGGCATGTCAGCCGATGCTGGCCACATTACGCAGCCAGT
It encodes the following:
- a CDS encoding FadR/GntR family transcriptional regulator, translating into MNGRRKSPIDDSEHILSNKEDVTHLLILRFQQLLSDGVLSPGTKLPSERELAASFGVARSSLRQALKVLEIMGVITQKVGDGSYLNKDASSVLAVPMEFLFLLDDTSLQELTEMRLMMEPALAAKAAERATSQHIALLKQSITDLEHSKQDRVRLVASDILFHRAIFQASGNRLAGRLFHTIHRAMLNMIMVTSQLVELEHTLHFHQPILNAIEQRNPELAERLMADHLNDARDLLLNSRNQERSRKLRDHLATGSPLHKLPGKAGSSKSATRSKVKNSGGSHL
- a CDS encoding acyl carrier protein, encoding MTDHTIQDRVLKVIATTKRIPIENVHPDSSFESLEIDSLDRLNILFGLESEFDIEINDEDAKHIQNIHEMIEGITQLLQAKASSSPSE
- a CDS encoding beta-ketoacyl-[acyl-carrier-protein] synthase family protein; its protein translation is MHRVVVTGTGVISALGNNTPSFWQSLISGVSGIQEMVNVDISQIRFKNAAQVRNYVPEDNFAARDIDVMDRFAQFAVLAAREAVAAAGIEWTPDLRETAAVVTGSCLGGRGTEEAGYWELFHNGKSRVHPYTIPLGMSNAGTSHISMQFGIEGPAYNLSTACASSAHAIGHAFWLVRSGVAPLAIAGGSEAPFFLGGLKAWEAMRVISKDTCRPFSAERSGLILGEGAAMLVLESLEAALARGACPLAEVVGFGMSADAGHITQPVAKGPARAMRLALRDANLTHEQIGYINAHGTATEANDRIETTAIRDAFGAHADKLAVSSTKSMHGHALGAAGALEAVASILSLKHGILPPTANFLTPDPACDLDIIPNQARAATVEACLSNSFAFGGLNATLAFKSLP